The sequence TTTTAAAATACCAAATTTATTTCGCCGCATCTTTGGAGAGGGTGCCTTTACACAGGCATTTTTACCAAATTTTACAAACAACAAGAAAAAAGCGATCTTTCAAGCTGAAATTTTTATCAAATTTCTACTTTTTATAGGCGCATTAACGCTTCTTGTAAATTTATTTACGCCCTACTTTATAATGATCATTGCAAGCGGCCTGAGTGAACAAAATATCATGGGTGCAGTGCCACTTGTGCGTATAAATTTCTACTATCTAGCCCTTGTTTATATCGTCACTTTCATGGGTGCACTGCTTCAGTATAAAGGGCATTTTGCCACGACTGCGTTTTCGACCGCACTACTAAATTTAGCCATGATCGCATCGCTACTCTTGGCTCGTGGCAAGAGCGAGAGTGTAGTCGCACTTTATCTTAGTTTTGGCGTCGTTGCAGGCGGGATTTTGCAGGTTTTGGTGCATCTAATTGCTATGAAATTTAACGCCTTAAATAAAATTTTTTGGGGCGGTCTAAGCGGATATTTTAAAGGCAAAAAAGCTAGCAGTAAAGGTTTTTTTGTAAATTTTTATCACGGCTTACTTGGCTCAAGTGCGATGCAAATAAGCGCATTTATGGATACTTGGCTAGCTAGCTTTTTGGTAAGTGGCTCGATAAGCTACCTCTTTTATGCAAATAGAATTTTTCAGCTCCCACTTGCTATCTTTGCGATCGCGCTCTCTCAAGCACTCTTTCCGAAGATCACTAGGCTTTTAAAGCAAAAAGATGAGGCAAATGCTCTAGTTTGGACGAAAAAGAGCTTTTACTTGCTTCTTTGCGCTCTGCTAGCAGCCACGATCACAGGCGTAGTGATGAGTGAGTTTATCATCTGGCTCTTATTTGAGAGAGGAAATTTCGTAAGGGCAAATACCATTGAGTGCGCCAAGGTACTAAGTGCCTATTTGGTGGGGCTTACGCCATTTGGTCTGGCTAAAATTTTCTCGCTTTGGCTCTACGCAAACATGAAGCAAAAAGAGGCAGCCAAAATTTCCATCATCTGCCTTGTGATAAATTTGATCCTAGCTGTCATTTTGATGCAGAAATTTGGAGCAGCTGGTCTTGCATTTGCAAGCTCGCTTGGGGGATTTTTACAGCTTATTTT comes from Campylobacter concisus and encodes:
- the murJ gene encoding murein biosynthesis integral membrane protein MurJ, whose product is MFIKGFFSNSVGIMVSRILGLIRDLLTASILGAGIFSDLFFIAFKIPNLFRRIFGEGAFTQAFLPNFTNNKKKAIFQAEIFIKFLLFIGALTLLVNLFTPYFIMIIASGLSEQNIMGAVPLVRINFYYLALVYIVTFMGALLQYKGHFATTAFSTALLNLAMIASLLLARGKSESVVALYLSFGVVAGGILQVLVHLIAMKFNALNKIFWGGLSGYFKGKKASSKGFFVNFYHGLLGSSAMQISAFMDTWLASFLVSGSISYLFYANRIFQLPLAIFAIALSQALFPKITRLLKQKDEANALVWTKKSFYLLLCALLAATITGVVMSEFIIWLLFERGNFVRANTIECAKVLSAYLVGLTPFGLAKIFSLWLYANMKQKEAAKISIICLVINLILAVILMQKFGAAGLAFASSLGGFLQLILYVRAFGAKRFLAIIEPKFIAAITILAVLLYFGLTFLKDIFNANF